One Nostoc sp. UHCC 0302 DNA window includes the following coding sequences:
- a CDS encoding ATP-binding protein, translating into MQLPQQQKSVKFHSFNQKIPLQLVLVVPFVLQIFAVVGLTGYLSLQNGQKTVNNLVNQLMSEVGGRVDQHLDTYLAVPLRLNQMNADAVERGLINLQDLENTGHYFWQQMQIHEVSYIFYALTTGEYVGAGRWIKDQGVTIDELSPRTQGKSNTYQTDHQGNRIKVLTNGEYEPLKEDWYLRAVHLGKPVWSKVYNWDDTPEFVSVSTARPVYDKNKQIIGVLGVDLLLSNISDFLQHLKVSPSGKIFIVERDGQIIASSSDEKPFILVKGVAQRINALKSTDNLIQATAKHLKDQFGSFSQIQKNQELVATLNNQRQFIQVTPWKDEIGLDWLVVVVVPKSDFMAQINANTRTTILLCLGALFLATILGIYTSRWIAYPIQRLNIASEAIANGQLDQQVEVKGIQELGNLAKSFNHMAKQLQESFTTLEQRVAARTTELQAAKLVADSANHAKSEFLANMSHELRTPLNGILGYAQILLRDKTATPKQKDSVSIIHQCSSHLLTLINDILDLSKIEARKLELFTKDFHFETFLNGIVEISRIRAEQKDISFTFEPRNKLPLALNADDKRLRQVLINLLGNAIKFTDKGSVCLKVGVVNDSLPIHRIRFQIEDTGVGMTPQQLEKIFLPFEQVGDQQRMTEGTGLGLAISQQIVQIMGSQLQVESTIGEGSTFWFEVDLLEASGWIELDATKSANQIVGYQGKKQKILVVDDRWENRFVILNLLEPLGFELIEAENGQDALTKYQLHQPDLIITDIAMPIMDGLEMLKELRNQPKGQTLPVIVSSASVFSFDRQQSYDAGANNFLPKPVQSEELFYQLQQQLQLTWQYETASISVHDSASDVIDATLVIPPVAELRSLYSAARIGDIQGIKLEAQRLQLLDAQYQQFVQSVLQLAEALDNKAIIKLIKPHLNGN; encoded by the coding sequence ATGCAGCTCCCCCAGCAACAGAAATCTGTCAAGTTTCATAGCTTTAACCAGAAAATCCCTTTGCAACTAGTTCTAGTTGTGCCATTTGTCTTACAGATTTTTGCTGTTGTCGGGCTAACAGGATATTTATCGCTGCAAAATGGGCAGAAAACAGTCAACAATCTGGTTAATCAGTTAATGAGCGAAGTGGGGGGTCGGGTAGACCAACATTTAGATACCTATTTAGCAGTCCCTTTGCGACTCAATCAGATGAATGCTGATGCTGTAGAAAGAGGGTTGATAAATCTACAAGACTTGGAAAATACAGGTCACTATTTTTGGCAACAGATGCAGATCCATGAGGTCAGCTATATTTTTTATGCCTTGACCACAGGCGAATATGTAGGTGCTGGGCGTTGGATAAAAGACCAAGGAGTGACAATCGATGAACTTTCCCCAAGAACCCAAGGGAAAAGTAATACTTATCAAACAGACCATCAGGGAAACCGCATCAAAGTACTGACAAACGGCGAATACGAACCTCTAAAAGAAGATTGGTATTTAAGAGCAGTTCATTTAGGCAAACCCGTTTGGAGCAAAGTTTATAACTGGGACGACACTCCAGAATTTGTCTCTGTTAGTACTGCCCGTCCAGTGTATGACAAGAACAAACAGATAATTGGGGTTTTAGGAGTTGACCTGCTGCTATCTAATATCAGCGATTTTCTTCAGCATTTAAAGGTGAGTCCATCTGGAAAAATCTTTATCGTAGAACGGGATGGACAAATCATAGCTAGTTCTAGTGATGAAAAACCTTTCATCTTAGTAAAAGGAGTTGCACAACGGATTAACGCGCTCAAAAGCACCGATAACCTAATACAAGCAACTGCTAAACATCTAAAGGATCAATTTGGTAGCTTCAGTCAAATTCAGAAGAATCAAGAACTAGTAGCTACCCTCAATAACCAGCGCCAATTCATTCAAGTTACCCCTTGGAAAGATGAAATTGGATTGGATTGGTTAGTGGTAGTAGTAGTGCCAAAATCTGATTTTATGGCGCAGATTAATGCTAATACCCGCACAACTATTTTGCTTTGCTTGGGTGCGCTCTTTCTAGCCACAATACTCGGAATTTACACTTCCCGCTGGATTGCTTATCCGATTCAACGACTAAATATAGCTAGTGAAGCGATCGCTAATGGACAACTTGATCAACAAGTCGAAGTCAAAGGAATTCAAGAGTTAGGTAATTTGGCTAAGTCATTTAATCATATGGCGAAGCAACTCCAAGAATCTTTCACCACTCTTGAGCAACGTGTCGCCGCAAGGACAACTGAACTACAAGCAGCTAAATTAGTAGCCGATTCCGCTAATCATGCCAAGAGCGAATTTTTGGCAAACATGAGTCATGAACTGCGTACACCACTCAATGGCATTCTCGGTTATGCTCAAATCTTGCTACGCGATAAAACTGCAACTCCGAAGCAAAAAGACAGCGTTAGTATTATTCACCAGTGCAGTTCCCATTTACTAACACTGATTAATGATATTTTGGATCTCTCAAAAATAGAAGCTCGAAAACTCGAACTCTTCACCAAAGATTTTCACTTTGAAACTTTTCTCAACGGTATAGTTGAAATTTCTCGTATCCGCGCTGAACAAAAAGACATTTCCTTTACCTTTGAGCCACGCAATAAGCTGCCGTTGGCACTTAATGCTGATGATAAACGGCTACGCCAAGTATTAATTAATCTGCTGGGTAATGCGATTAAGTTCACAGACAAAGGGAGCGTCTGCTTGAAAGTCGGAGTAGTCAATGACTCATTACCCATTCACCGCATCCGTTTCCAAATTGAAGATACGGGCGTTGGTATGACTCCACAACAGTTAGAAAAAATATTTCTGCCCTTTGAACAGGTTGGTGATCAGCAACGTATGACAGAAGGTACTGGTTTAGGACTCGCCATCAGTCAGCAAATTGTGCAAATAATGGGTAGCCAATTGCAGGTAGAAAGCACAATTGGCGAGGGAAGTACCTTTTGGTTTGAAGTAGATTTACTTGAGGCAAGTGGATGGATTGAACTGGATGCGACTAAATCTGCAAATCAGATTGTAGGTTACCAAGGCAAGAAACAGAAAATTCTAGTAGTAGACGATCGCTGGGAGAACCGCTTTGTTATTCTCAACTTACTCGAACCATTAGGCTTTGAATTGATCGAAGCTGAAAATGGTCAGGATGCTCTTACCAAATATCAACTACATCAACCCGACTTAATCATTACTGACATCGCCATGCCTATTATGGATGGCTTAGAAATGCTTAAAGAATTACGCAATCAACCAAAAGGGCAAACCCTGCCTGTGATTGTGTCGTCTGCCAGCGTATTCAGCTTTGATCGCCAGCAAAGCTACGACGCAGGCGCAAATAATTTCTTACCAAAACCTGTCCAATCAGAAGAATTATTTTATCAGCTTCAACAACAATTACAGCTAACTTGGCAGTATGAAACAGCAAGCATTTCTGTTCATGATTCTGCTTCTGATGTCATTGATGCCACATTAGTAATTCCACCCGTTGCAGAATTGCGATCGCTCTACAGTGCTGCTCGAATTGGTGATATTCAGGGAATTAAACTGGAAGCACAACGTCTTCAACTGCTTGACGCACAGTATCAGCAGTTTGTGCAATCAGTTTTGCAACTCGCAGAAGCACTCGATAACAAAGCCATTATTAAATTAATAAAACCCCACCTTAACGGTAATTAA
- the sppA gene encoding signal peptide peptidase SppA, whose amino-acid sequence MRNFLKQTFASLIGSLLGLFIFAGLGTTGLFLLILAATSSKNTGPEVKDKSVLVFDLSMKITDGAPSSSEVLQNTLSGVDDERMALYKVLETLEKARRDPRIVAIYLDGTRTNEASGIGYASLKEVRQALEKFRAAGKKIIAYGGNWSEREYYLSSVADTVVLNPVGMMEVNGLSSQPMFLTGALQKYGIGVQVVRVGKFKGAVEPFILPKLSPENREQTQKLLDDVWTEWRAAVGTSRKINPQQLQAIADNQAVLEATEAKTNGLVDQVAYQDQVVSDLKKLTNSEKKDKTFRQINLSNYAQVPGKSWGIERESANKIAVVYAEGEIVDGKGETGEVGGERFAKYFNRLRQDNNVKAVVLRINSPGGSATAAEVMQREVRLTREVKPVVVSMGDVAASGGYWIASDSNRIFAEPNTITGSIGVFGLLFNGQKLANDNGITWDSVKTGRYADSQTISRPRSPQELAIYQRSVNRIYSMFLNKVSQGRKLPEQRVAEIAQGRVWSGVAAKEIGLVDEIGGLNTAIAYAAKQANLGDNWEIQEYPRSSGFGERFFGRVTEEARTVLGVEEAKLKQSNPLNAEFQKLQQEIEMLQNMNDPQGIYARLPFNLKIE is encoded by the coding sequence ATGCGTAATTTTCTTAAACAAACTTTTGCTAGCTTAATCGGCAGTTTACTGGGGCTGTTTATTTTCGCGGGTCTGGGAACAACTGGACTGTTCTTGCTAATATTGGCTGCTACCTCTTCCAAAAATACTGGCCCAGAGGTAAAAGATAAGTCAGTACTGGTTTTTGACTTGTCGATGAAAATCACCGATGGCGCACCTAGTTCTAGCGAAGTGCTTCAAAACACACTCTCAGGTGTAGATGACGAAAGGATGGCACTTTACAAAGTTCTAGAAACTTTAGAAAAGGCGCGACGTGATCCGCGAATTGTTGCTATTTATTTAGATGGAACGCGTACAAACGAAGCGAGTGGTATTGGCTATGCTTCCCTCAAAGAAGTCCGTCAAGCACTGGAGAAATTCCGGGCGGCGGGTAAAAAAATTATCGCCTATGGCGGAAACTGGAGTGAACGAGAATATTATCTAAGTTCGGTGGCAGATACCGTTGTACTTAACCCTGTGGGAATGATGGAAGTCAACGGTTTGAGTTCACAACCGATGTTTTTAACGGGAGCATTACAGAAGTACGGTATTGGTGTTCAAGTCGTGCGTGTAGGGAAATTCAAAGGAGCGGTTGAACCATTTATCCTCCCGAAGTTAAGTCCAGAGAACCGCGAACAAACTCAGAAATTATTGGATGATGTCTGGACAGAGTGGCGGGCCGCTGTGGGAACAAGTCGTAAAATTAACCCCCAACAGTTGCAAGCGATCGCAGATAATCAAGCAGTACTAGAAGCAACAGAAGCTAAAACCAACGGTTTGGTAGATCAGGTAGCATACCAGGATCAAGTGGTAAGTGACCTGAAAAAATTGACAAATAGCGAGAAAAAAGACAAAACATTCCGGCAAATTAACTTGTCTAACTACGCGCAAGTTCCTGGTAAATCCTGGGGTATAGAACGCGAATCAGCAAATAAAATTGCCGTTGTTTATGCCGAAGGTGAAATTGTTGATGGTAAAGGTGAAACTGGGGAAGTAGGAGGGGAACGCTTTGCCAAATATTTCAACAGACTGCGACAAGATAATAATGTTAAAGCTGTTGTACTGCGGATTAACAGTCCCGGTGGTAGCGCCACCGCAGCTGAAGTCATGCAGCGAGAAGTGCGGCTGACTCGTGAAGTCAAACCAGTTGTAGTCTCAATGGGTGATGTCGCCGCCTCCGGTGGTTACTGGATAGCCAGCGATTCTAATCGGATTTTTGCCGAACCAAATACAATTACAGGTTCAATTGGAGTATTTGGCTTACTGTTCAATGGGCAGAAGTTAGCAAATGATAATGGTATCACTTGGGATTCAGTAAAAACTGGACGTTATGCTGATAGTCAAACAATTTCTCGTCCGAGATCACCTCAAGAATTGGCAATTTATCAGCGTAGTGTTAACCGCATTTACAGTATGTTTTTAAATAAAGTTTCTCAGGGGCGGAAACTGCCAGAACAAAGAGTTGCCGAGATTGCCCAAGGACGGGTTTGGTCAGGTGTAGCAGCTAAAGAAATTGGTTTAGTGGATGAAATTGGCGGTTTGAATACTGCGATCGCATACGCTGCTAAGCAGGCGAATCTCGGAGATAATTGGGAAATACAAGAATACCCTCGGTCTAGCGGCTTTGGAGAACGCTTTTTCGGGCGAGTAACCGAAGAGGCGCGGACTGTTTTAGGAGTTGAAGAGGCAAAACTTAAACAATCCAATCCCCTTAATGCAGAATTCCAAAAACTGCAACAGGAAATAGAAATGCTGCAAAATATGAATGATCCACAAGGAATTTATGCTCGTTTGCCTTTCAACTTAAAGATTGAGTAG
- the fni gene encoding type 2 isopentenyl-diphosphate Delta-isomerase has protein sequence MNAPTNISAETQSRKADHIRICLEEDVQSHQVTTGLERYRFNHCCLPEIDHNDIDISTIFLGKHLGAPLLISSMTGGTEQAGIINQRLAEVAQHYKIAMGVGSQRVAVEKPQVADTFAVRKYAPDVLLFANLGAVQLNYKYGLDECLRVVDILEADALILHINPLQECIQPKGDTNFRGLLDKISKLCSDLPVPVIAKEVGNGISGAIAEKLIAAGVTAIDVAGAGGTSWAKVESERAENALQRRLGKTFADWGLPTAECITSIRSLSPDVPLIASGGLRHGLDVAVAIALGADIAGLAMPFLQAAAASETAVYELAEVLIAEITTVLFCTGNTSLYQLKHSGNLQRIE, from the coding sequence GTGAACGCCCCTACCAACATCTCCGCAGAAACTCAGTCTCGCAAAGCAGATCATATTCGTATCTGTCTAGAAGAAGATGTTCAGTCCCATCAAGTCACCACTGGGCTAGAACGCTATCGCTTCAACCATTGCTGCTTACCAGAAATAGACCACAACGATATTGATATTAGTACAATTTTCTTAGGCAAACACCTTGGCGCACCCCTGTTAATTTCTTCCATGACTGGAGGAACAGAACAAGCGGGAATTATTAACCAACGTTTGGCCGAAGTCGCACAACACTACAAAATTGCAATGGGTGTTGGTTCCCAAAGAGTAGCGGTAGAAAAACCACAGGTGGCTGATACATTTGCTGTTCGCAAATACGCTCCCGATGTTCTCTTATTCGCCAACTTAGGTGCTGTGCAACTTAACTATAAATATGGATTGGATGAATGCCTGCGGGTAGTTGATATCCTAGAGGCTGATGCCTTGATTTTACATATTAATCCTCTTCAAGAATGCATTCAACCCAAGGGTGATACTAACTTTCGAGGTTTGCTTGACAAAATATCTAAATTATGCTCTGATTTGCCAGTGCCAGTCATTGCTAAGGAAGTAGGTAATGGCATTTCAGGAGCGATCGCAGAAAAACTGATTGCGGCTGGCGTGACAGCAATTGATGTGGCTGGTGCGGGTGGAACTTCTTGGGCAAAAGTGGAAAGCGAACGGGCAGAAAATGCCTTGCAGCGCCGTTTAGGGAAGACGTTTGCCGATTGGGGTTTACCAACGGCAGAGTGTATTACAAGTATTCGCTCTCTGTCGCCGGATGTACCATTAATTGCTTCCGGGGGATTGCGTCATGGATTAGATGTAGCGGTAGCGATCGCTTTAGGAGCAGACATAGCAGGTTTAGCAATGCCTTTTTTGCAAGCAGCAGCAGCATCAGAAACCGCAGTTTACGAACTGGCTGAGGTATTAATCGCCGAAATCACCACAGTATTATTCTGCACTGGCAACACTAGCTTGTATCAGTTAAAGCACTCCGGCAATTTACAGCGCATAGAATAG